One region of Endozoicomonas sp. Mp262 genomic DNA includes:
- a CDS encoding fructose-specific PTS transporter subunit EIIC — protein MNINELTHPKLIVLDQGFNHRDEVIHCLANKLEEAGKLVDKNRFVEVVMQREQEGPTALGESLAVPHGKSNGVKEAAFAVARLKNNLAWEGVDGPEPVNLVIMLAIPLAEQGTTHIEILTELTRAIADDELRNKLMEASTPEQFLALLTGNTSGNNTPQEHQQTSDNEKVIVAVTACPTGIAHTYMAADYLEKAAKRVGITLFVEKQGAKGIETPITTEQLHRADAVILASDVALKNTERFNHLPVLTISVAEPIRNADAVIKKALQLPKSARQIKHPKDSNASQSHNKEQGSIKQALLTGVSHAIPFIAAGGIMIATAIAFAPMTSQGPDFSQHAILKLVSEIGGAAFAVLLPVLAGYIAYGKSGKPGLVPGFIGGYLAGTTGAGFLGAILAGLFAGLIVNGIKKLPVPPLLQPLMPIIIIPIISSLIIGSVMLELIGVPIANIMSFMGHWLRSMGDANALMLGLILGAMIAFDMGGPINKTAFFFGAAMIQEGHYAVMGAVAAAICVPPISMGLATTIRKKLWSEQEREAGTAAMVMGMIGITEGAIPFAVADPLRVIPSIVTGSSIAAGIAMVSGVGNHAPHGGPIVLPVIDERLMYIVAIITGVLVSAVMINLLKSYGQLKTRH, from the coding sequence ATGAATATAAACGAACTCACACACCCCAAACTGATTGTTCTGGATCAGGGATTCAACCACCGTGATGAGGTGATTCACTGTCTTGCCAATAAACTGGAAGAGGCAGGAAAACTGGTAGATAAAAACCGGTTTGTTGAAGTAGTCATGCAGCGGGAACAGGAAGGTCCCACCGCCCTGGGTGAAAGCCTGGCAGTACCCCACGGTAAGAGTAATGGCGTCAAAGAAGCCGCTTTTGCTGTGGCACGCCTGAAAAATAACCTGGCCTGGGAAGGCGTCGATGGCCCGGAACCTGTCAATCTGGTTATTATGCTGGCCATTCCCCTGGCTGAACAGGGCACAACCCATATTGAAATATTAACCGAACTTACCCGTGCCATTGCCGATGATGAACTACGCAATAAACTGATGGAAGCCAGCACACCTGAGCAGTTTCTGGCATTACTAACAGGCAATACATCGGGTAACAATACCCCTCAAGAACATCAACAAACTTCAGATAATGAAAAAGTCATCGTTGCGGTAACCGCCTGCCCTACCGGTATCGCCCACACCTATATGGCGGCAGATTATCTGGAAAAAGCGGCAAAGAGAGTGGGTATAACCCTCTTTGTGGAAAAGCAGGGAGCAAAAGGCATTGAAACCCCCATTACAACAGAACAGCTTCATCGTGCTGATGCTGTTATTCTCGCTTCCGATGTGGCATTAAAAAACACAGAGCGATTTAATCACCTCCCTGTTTTAACGATAAGTGTCGCAGAACCTATTCGAAATGCAGATGCAGTGATTAAAAAGGCCCTGCAACTGCCCAAGTCTGCCCGACAAATAAAACATCCCAAAGACTCCAACGCTTCCCAAAGCCACAATAAAGAACAGGGCAGCATCAAACAGGCATTGCTAACCGGGGTATCCCACGCCATTCCATTTATTGCCGCTGGCGGTATCATGATTGCCACGGCCATCGCCTTTGCTCCCATGACAAGCCAGGGCCCGGACTTTTCACAGCACGCCATTCTCAAACTGGTTTCTGAAATTGGTGGGGCTGCCTTCGCAGTACTCTTACCAGTACTGGCGGGATACATTGCTTATGGTAAATCCGGCAAACCAGGCCTGGTGCCCGGTTTTATCGGCGGCTATCTGGCGGGCACCACAGGAGCCGGTTTTTTAGGGGCCATTCTCGCCGGATTGTTTGCAGGTCTTATCGTTAATGGCATCAAGAAACTGCCGGTCCCTCCATTACTGCAACCATTAATGCCCATCATCATTATCCCGATTATATCCTCACTGATTATTGGCTCAGTGATGCTGGAGCTCATAGGAGTGCCCATAGCCAATATTATGTCTTTTATGGGTCATTGGTTACGCTCTATGGGGGATGCCAATGCGCTTATGCTGGGCCTGATTCTTGGGGCAATGATTGCTTTTGACATGGGGGGGCCCATTAATAAAACCGCCTTCTTTTTTGGTGCAGCCATGATTCAGGAAGGCCATTATGCGGTTATGGGGGCGGTTGCCGCAGCCATCTGTGTACCTCCAATAAGCATGGGACTGGCGACTACTATCAGAAAAAAACTCTGGAGTGAACAGGAAAGGGAAGCAGGTACGGCAGCCATGGTCATGGGCATGATCGGGATTACAGAAGGCGCTATTCCCTTCGCAGTGGCTGACCCACTTAGGGTTATCCCCTCCATTGTCACAGGTTCATCCATTGCGGCCGGCATTGCCATGGTCTCCGGAGTGGGTAATCACGCTCCCCACGGTGGGCCTATAGTTCTCCCTGTGATTGATGAACGATTAATGTATATTGTTGCCATTATCACTGGTGTGCTTGTCAGCGCTGTTATGATTAATTTGCTGAAGTCCTATGGTCAATTAAAAACCAGACATTAA
- a CDS encoding cyclase family protein translates to MQVIDLTHELNNDILVYPGAPQPSIQEAFSVEKDGYHEMSLTFTTHIGTHLDTPMHMIQGAKGLADYSVADFCGKGKCVPLDKVATTDLTGIDYLLLYTGWDQYWNNDQYFNDFPVLDREAAQKIADSNLKGIGLDMISVDPVTSTDFSIHHQILAKSKIIVENLTGLKPLLDKEFFFSCFPLKFKGEGCPVRAAAMVH, encoded by the coding sequence GTGCAAGTTATTGATCTTACCCACGAACTGAATAACGATATACTGGTTTACCCTGGAGCTCCCCAGCCGAGTATACAAGAGGCCTTTTCTGTAGAAAAAGATGGTTATCATGAAATGTCCCTGACATTTACCACACATATTGGTACTCATCTTGATACCCCCATGCATATGATACAGGGGGCAAAAGGCCTGGCGGACTATTCGGTGGCTGACTTTTGTGGAAAAGGAAAGTGTGTGCCTTTGGATAAAGTGGCTACAACGGATTTAACGGGAATTGATTATTTATTGCTTTATACGGGGTGGGATCAATATTGGAACAATGACCAGTATTTTAATGATTTTCCAGTGTTGGATAGAGAAGCTGCCCAAAAGATTGCTGATTCCAATTTAAAAGGCATTGGTTTGGATATGATTTCTGTTGACCCGGTGACATCAACGGACTTCTCAATTCATCATCAGATACTGGCCAAGAGTAAAATTATTGTAGAAAACTTGACCGGTTTGAAACCGTTGTTGGATAAAGAGTTCTTTTTCAGTTGTTTCCCGCTCAAGTTTAAAGGGGAAGGTTGTCCAGTCAGGGCAGCAGCGATGGTTCATTAA
- a CDS encoding ATP-binding cassette domain-containing protein, producing the protein MSNVILEVRNLKKHFKTPKGMLHAVDGVTFQLEKGKTLGIVGESGCGKSTTGRVILRLLEATSGDILFEGQDIRQFNKKRMRKLREEMQIIFQDPFASLNPRMTASEIIGEPLIIHKMVQNKVELAERVEELMELVGLSKRLINTYPHELDGGRRQRIGIARALALNPKFIICDEPVSALDVSIQAQVLNLMQDLQDKLGLTYIFITHDLSVVRHFSDDIAVMYLGQLVEKASARDLFEKPSHPYTRALLSAIPTTNLDHLMEREVLEGEITSPVDPAPGCRFAKRCRYATEQCTGTDLDLAEVREGHFVACYQAAGILH; encoded by the coding sequence ATGTCCAATGTCATATTGGAAGTTAGAAATCTGAAAAAGCATTTTAAAACCCCTAAAGGTATGTTGCATGCTGTTGATGGGGTGACATTTCAACTGGAGAAAGGAAAAACGCTGGGGATCGTTGGGGAATCCGGCTGTGGTAAATCGACTACGGGACGGGTGATTTTACGTTTGCTGGAGGCTACCAGTGGCGATATTTTGTTTGAAGGTCAGGACATCAGACAGTTTAATAAGAAGCGGATGCGCAAGCTACGGGAAGAGATGCAGATAATCTTTCAGGATCCCTTTGCTTCCCTTAATCCCCGAATGACAGCCAGTGAGATTATTGGTGAACCACTGATTATTCATAAGATGGTACAAAATAAGGTCGAGTTGGCTGAACGGGTTGAAGAGTTGATGGAGTTAGTGGGACTTAGCAAACGTCTGATTAATACTTACCCTCATGAGCTGGATGGAGGCAGACGTCAACGTATTGGTATTGCTCGGGCGCTGGCATTAAACCCAAAGTTTATTATTTGTGATGAACCGGTTTCTGCCCTGGATGTATCTATTCAGGCGCAGGTGTTAAACCTGATGCAGGATCTACAGGATAAACTGGGGCTGACCTATATTTTTATCACCCATGACTTGTCAGTAGTCAGGCATTTTTCAGATGATATTGCGGTCATGTACCTGGGGCAACTGGTTGAGAAAGCATCTGCCCGTGATTTGTTTGAGAAACCCAGTCACCCTTATACCAGGGCTTTGTTGTCAGCTATTCCCACGACCAACCTGGATCATCTGATGGAGCGGGAAGTGCTGGAGGGAGAAATTACGTCACCTGTTGATCCTGCCCCGGGGTGTCGTTTTGCCAAGCGGTGTCGATATGCGACAGAACAGTGTACGGGCACTGATCTGGATTTAGCAGAAGTACGTGAAGGGCATTTTGTTGCTTGTTACCAGGCGGCAGGCATCCTTCACTAA